In Lysinibacillus sp. 2017, the DNA window ATGAGTGCTAACAGAGGTGAAAAAGATGTTAACAAATCGGCAGTTACAAATATTACAAGTAATCGTAGATGATTTTGTGATGTCTGCTCAGCCTGTTGGTTCGCGTCAATTATCTAAAAAGGAAGGCATTACGTATAGTGCAGCAACAATTCGAAATGAGATGGCGGATTTAGAGGAGTTGGGCTTTTTAGAAAAAACGCATACTTCTTCAGGACGAGTCCCATCAGAAAAGGGGTATCGTTTTTACGTCGACCATTTATTACAACCTCAAGTCATTAAGCCTGGAGAGGTCGAACAAATCCATACTTTATTTGAAAAACAAATTTTCGAAGCCGAGCAGCTTATAAGAGAGTCCGCTAATATTTTATCGGAACTTACTACTTATACAACTATTTTACTCGGACCGGATGTGCAAAAGCATCGCGTAAAAAAATTCCAAATCGTTCCACTTACGGAACAAACGGCTGTAGCCATTATCGTTACAGATAATGGACATGTCGAAAATAGACCACTAACATTACCACCTGGGATTAGTCCAACCGATATTGAAAAGATGGTAAATATATTAAATGATCGTTTAGTCGGTATTCCGCTTCATGACTTACCAAGAAAATTAGAAACTGAAGCGTTATCAGTACTTAAACAACATGTGAGTGCATCCGAAACGATTATTAAGTCATTCCTTTCAATTCCATCTGTACAGTCTGAAGGTAAGGTTTATTATGGTGGTAAATCCAATATGTTAAACCAACCAGAATTTCATGATTTTAATAAAATGCGTATGTTTTTAGATCTCATCGACA includes these proteins:
- the hrcA gene encoding heat-inducible transcriptional repressor HrcA, coding for MLTNRQLQILQVIVDDFVMSAQPVGSRQLSKKEGITYSAATIRNEMADLEELGFLEKTHTSSGRVPSEKGYRFYVDHLLQPQVIKPGEVEQIHTLFEKQIFEAEQLIRESANILSELTTYTTILLGPDVQKHRVKKFQIVPLTEQTAVAIIVTDNGHVENRPLTLPPGISPTDIEKMVNILNDRLVGIPLHDLPRKLETEALSVLKQHVSASETIIKSFLSIPSVQSEGKVYYGGKSNMLNQPEFHDFNKMRMFLDLIDKESQVQALFDQPNQDIQIRIGSENNHLAMEDCSVITASFLVGEEQQGAIAIIGPTRMDYKRVVTLLDVMRRSLSQAFFKG